The genome window ATCATGGCCTTTGTGCAGGAAGAAGGGCACAAGGCTTCGGCTGTGCTGGCGCAGGAGCGCGGGCCCTTTCCGGCCTATGAAACTTCAATGTATGCCCGGCGCAAGCTTGGGCCTTACCGCAATGCCACTGTGACCACCATCGCGCCCACGGGCACGTTGTCTATCATCGCTGGCTGCTCGTCCGGCGTTGAACCGCTTTTTGCCCTGTGCTTTACCCGCAATATTCTGGACGGCGAGCGCCTTGTGGAGGTGAATCCGCACTTTGCGGCTGCGCTGGAGGACGGGGGACTGTTCAGCCACGAGCTTATGGATGCGGTAGTAGCCAAGGGCTCCATTCAGGACATGGACTATCTGCCAGCGCCCATGCGCAAAGTTTTTGTGACGGCAATGGACATTGCTCCTGTGTGGCATCTGCGCATGCAGGCGGCTTTTCAGCGCCATACGGACAATGCCGTGTCCAAGACCGTGAACCTGCTCAACAGCGCCACGGAACAGGATATTCGCGAAATCTACTGGCTGGCTTATCAGGAAGGCTGCAAGGGCGTTACTGTCTACCGCGATGGCTGCAAGAGCATTCAGGTGCTGGCCACGGGCGAAGGGCAGAAAAAAATGGACGGCGAATCAGCAGCTGAAGCGGGCGATGCCGCGCAGTCCGGCAGTGCAGCATCCGTTTCACCCATTGCAGCCACTCCTTCGCAGGTGCGCAAACGGCCCGACGAAGTGCAGGGCTTTACCCGTAAGGTGCAAACGGGCCTGGGGGCCATGTACCTTACGGTCAATGAGGTAGACGGCAAGCCCTTTGAAGTCTTTGCCACCATAGGCAAGTCAGGCAGGTCCATTACAGCCAAGGCCGAAGCCATAGGCCGCCTTGTGTCTTTGGCCCTGCGTTCCGGCGTGCATGTTCGTGATGTTGTGGCGCAGATCAAGGGCATTGGCGGGGAGCATCCCGTGTTTCGCGGCAAGGGGCTGTTGCTCTCCATTCCCGACGCCATCGCCTGGGTTTTGGAGCAGCGGTATCTCAAGGATGAGGTTGTGGACACTGTCAACGATCTTACCGGCAGTTGCTGCCCCGAATGCGGCGAAAGGCTGGTTTTTCAAGAAGGTTGCCTTATCTGCCCTGCCTGCGGCTTTTCCCGCTGCGGCTAGTTCGGGTTTGTCATGAAATGGATAACCCATCAGGCCACAGCCGTCGCTGCGGCCCTGGCTCTACATTTGCCCGTGGCTGGCGTTGCGGCGGCCTGCGCCGGAGCCGTGCTGCCCGATGTGCTGGACCAGCGCATGGCAGGGCTGGCCCCAACAAAGCGCGGCCGGCAAAAACTGTTTAATGCCATACACAGGGGAACCACCCACTGGTTCGGCTGGTGGCTGGTGCTGTGTGCGGCGGCCTTTGCGCTGCCCGGCCCCGAACTTGGTCCAATGGGGCGTGACGTGCTGCTGGGGCTGGGATTTGGCGGTTTAAGCCATGTGATTCTGGATATGTTAACGCCTTCGGGAGTTCCCCTCACTCCTTTTTCACGCAGCAACAAGGTTTCGCTCAAGCTGTGTTCAACGGGCAGTCTTGGCGAGTATTGCTTTTTGGTTTGCGTTGTGGGGCTTGTGTGGTGGTTTTATGGCGCAGATCTTTTAAAGGTGACGCGCCAGCTGGCTCATATGAAAATCCTGTAGGCTCTGCGCAGCCTGACCCCTGCTCGCCAGTTTACGGCGCGGCAAACGAAAATGCCCTTGGGCAAGCGTTTGCCGCGTCTTTTCTTTTTCGTGTGTGCAGCTGGATACTTTAAAAATTGATGGATGCTCTTCATAAACGCACATTCAAATTTAATGCAACTGCATATACTTATGAGTCATGCGTAAAAACCACAAATATGTAACACATAAAATATGCGCGCAAAATATTGTATTCAAATATAAATGGCGGTACTCTGAAGTAAACTTACTTTGAAATGATTAAAATTTCAAAGTTGTCATTCTGTCGAAAATTAAATTCGGCAAAATTCACACCATGTTATGGTGAGTTGCATTCGCGTATAGCCTTAGTGCATTTTGGCTTTAAAAAAGTTTAAAGGCACTAGATAAAAATTGTTGTTACAGGTTGGGTTTAAATCATGTAAACAGCAAAAATAGTTGCATTCTGCATGGGCCTTGTGTGCTGACTTGTATCAAGGCCAATATGGAGTTGCTTATGTGTGAATCAGACATCAAGGAGATGCTTGCTTCGGTTGATGTGGCCATTGACGGCCCCCGCCCCTGGGATATCCAGGTTCACAATAATAAACTGTATGGCCGTGTTCTGCGCTTTGCCAATCTTGGGCTGGGCGAGGCCTATATGGAGGGCTGGTGGGATTGCCAGGCCCTGGATCAGTTCTTCTGCCGGGTTTTGCGAGGAGGACTGGAAAAACGGTTCCGCTTCACCCTGCCTGTTCTGTTTGAAATCCTTTCGTACATGTTTCGTAATCTCCAAAGCCCTGAACGTGCGCACATGGTGGCAGTGCATCATTATGATTTTGGTAATGATGTTTTTGAAGCCATGCTCGATTCGTCCATGCAGTACAGCTGCGGCTTCTGGCAGGGGGTGAACACTCTGGAAGAAGCGCAACAGCAGAAGCTGGAAATGATTTGCCGCAAGCTGCATTTACAGCCCGGCATGCGTGTGCTTGACCTCGGATGCGGTTGGGGCGGGCTCGGAAACTATATGGCCCGCCACTATGGCGTGAGTGTTACTGGCGTTACGGTGTCCAAAGCCCAGGTTCAGTATGCGCGCGAGCATAGCCAGGGCCTGGACGCACGCTGGCTGCTGCAGGATTACAGATCATTGACGGGCAAATATGACCGCATTGTTTCGGTGGGCATGTTTGAGCATGTGGGGCACAAGAACTACGCCGTCTATATGGATACAGTGCGTAAGCTGCTGGCTCAAGACGGCCTTTTCTTGCTGCACACCATCGGGGCCAACGAACCGCACCATAGCGTTGATCCGTGGATAGAAAAGTATATTTTCAGAAATGGTATCCTGCCCAGCATTTCCCTTTTGGGAAAATGTGAGGAAGGGCGCTTTGTGATGGAAGACTGGCACAATTTTGGTGCAGACTATGACAAAACTCTTGTGTGCTGGGCTGATAATTTTATCAGGGGACAAAAAGAAGGTAAGTTTGAGTGCAGTGAAGTGCAGAGCCGTATGTTTCTGTATTATCTGCTGAGTTGTGCGGGAGCATTCCGCGCCCGCGATCTGCAATTATGGCAGATTGTGTTGAGCCCAAAAGGTGTTGTGGGCGGGTATATTCGTCCCTGAGGCCGCTGGGCTGTCTGGTTATTATTCTTGCCTTGAAGAGAGGGCGGCGTTATGGCTTCTGCTGTCATAACGCCGCCTTTTGTCTTTTGCCTGTCGGCCCTTGTTTTGTAGCCAGGAGAGTGCCGTGAACGGAATTCTTGCATTCAAGTTGATTTTGACGCCCTTGCTGGTTTTGATCTGTATGCTTATCACCCGGCGGTGGGGAGCCTTTGTAGGGGGAGTGGCGGCTGGTTTGCCTGTGGTGTCTGGCCCGCTTTCCTTTTTTTTAACCCTTGAGCAAGGGGTGACATTTTCCGCGCACGCTTCGTACAGCACACTTCTTGGCATTGATGCCAACGGGCTGGCCGCTGTGGCCTATCCCTGGCTGGCCGTGCTGGGTGTACCCTGGTATCTGGCCATTGCCCTTTCGCTGGGCATATACTTTTTGGGCGGCTGGCTTGTGCAGTTTTTTCCCTACTGGCCGTGGGCTGCCTTTGCGCTTTCCTTGCTGTCGCCCCTGCTGGTGTTGGTTTGTTTGCCCAGGCCAGGCATGCCAGCAACTGTTCCGCAACAGCGTTCGCACTGGTGGCTTATTGCGGTTCAAATGGCC of Desulfovibrio intestinalis contains these proteins:
- a CDS encoding metal-dependent hydrolase encodes the protein MKWITHQATAVAAALALHLPVAGVAAACAGAVLPDVLDQRMAGLAPTKRGRQKLFNAIHRGTTHWFGWWLVLCAAAFALPGPELGPMGRDVLLGLGFGGLSHVILDMLTPSGVPLTPFSRSNKVSLKLCSTGSLGEYCFLVCVVGLVWWFYGADLLKVTRQLAHMKIL
- the cfa gene encoding cyclopropane fatty acyl phospholipid synthase, giving the protein MCESDIKEMLASVDVAIDGPRPWDIQVHNNKLYGRVLRFANLGLGEAYMEGWWDCQALDQFFCRVLRGGLEKRFRFTLPVLFEILSYMFRNLQSPERAHMVAVHHYDFGNDVFEAMLDSSMQYSCGFWQGVNTLEEAQQQKLEMICRKLHLQPGMRVLDLGCGWGGLGNYMARHYGVSVTGVTVSKAQVQYAREHSQGLDARWLLQDYRSLTGKYDRIVSVGMFEHVGHKNYAVYMDTVRKLLAQDGLFLLHTIGANEPHHSVDPWIEKYIFRNGILPSISLLGKCEEGRFVMEDWHNFGADYDKTLVCWADNFIRGQKEGKFECSEVQSRMFLYYLLSCAGAFRARDLQLWQIVLSPKGVVGGYIRP